One Hordeum vulgare subsp. vulgare chromosome 4H, MorexV3_pseudomolecules_assembly, whole genome shotgun sequence DNA window includes the following coding sequences:
- the LOC123449007 gene encoding uncharacterized protein LOC123449007 translates to MGESLLTALSMDTATAHHPHQGPSTFLSMDTASHDEFDLFLPPPGPFQRCLHAAAAAPPDINLPLAADPSPPPPAMQTTTLHESNVDMLDVGLGCPQLYDSDSPAAAAAATSAPVSTTTTVHVSHTKSSGSSAARKCVKRNDSIWGAWFFFTHYFKPVMSADKSSKTKAPTAAGNGNSATLDAFLVQHDMENMYMWVFKDRPENALGKMQLRSFMNGHSRLGEPQFPFSADKGFVRSHRMQRKHYRGLSNPQCLHGIEIVRTPNLVGVPEADMKRWFELTGRDANFSVPTEADDFESWRNLPTMEFELERPATAAPAKSTSHGHHKKVLNGSGLNLSTHASKHGSGDGLDISGVCNKRRKDSSPSAMEEDCSNSNSDKVQDMDVSHTFEPSWNNDFTGVMRHASGPVTAAKTIYEDSKGYLIIISLPFADIQKVKVTWKNTLTNGVVKISCTSVGRMPFLKRHDRTFKLTDPSPEHCPPGEFIREVPLPTRIPEDATLEAYCDESGTGLEIIVPKHRAGPEEHEVHVSLRPPSSWCQ, encoded by the coding sequence ATGGGGGAGTCGCTGCTCACCGCGCTCTCCATGGACACCGCCACGGCCCACCACCCGCACCAGGGCCCCTCCACCTTCCTCTCCATGGACACTGCCTCCCACGACGAGTTCGACCTCTTCCTCCCGCCGCCAGGCCCCTTCCAGCGCTGCCTCCATGCCGCCGCAGCCGCCCCCCCTGACATCAACCTCCCCCTCGCCGCTGACCCGTCGCCTCCCCCTCCGGCTATGCAGACCACCACCCTCCATGAATCCAACGTCGACATGCTGGATGTTGGCCTCGGCTGCCCGCAGCTCTATGACTCGGActcgcctgctgctgctgccgcagcCACCTCGGCCCCGGTGTCCACCACAACAACTGTCCATGTGTCTCACACCAAGAGCTCCGGTTCCAGCGCCGCGCGCAAGTGCGTGAAGCGGAACGATAGCATCTGGGGTGCATGGTTCTTCTTCACCCACTACTTCAAGCCGGTCATGTCGGCTGATAAGTCCAGCAAGACCAAGGCACCCACTGCTGCTGGGAATGGTAATAGCGCCACACTGGATGCTTTCCTGGTGCAGCACGACATGGAGAACATGTACATGTGGGTGTTTAAGGATCGGCCGGAGAATGCCCTGGGGAAGATGCAGCTGAGGAGCTTCATGAATGGTCACTCGCGCCTTGGGGAGCCACAGTTTCCTTTCAGCGCAGACAAAGGGTTTGTGCGCTCACACCGGATGCAGCGTAAGCACTACCGGGGTTTGTCAAACCCGCAGTGCCTTCATGGTATTGAGATCGTGCGGACACCGAACTTAGTGGGTGTTCCTGAGGCCGATATGAAGAGGTGGTTTGAGCTCACTGGGAGGGATGCCAATTTCTCGGTTCCCACTGAGGCAGATGATTTTGAATCATGGAGGAATCTGCCGACCATGGAATTTGAGCTTGAGAGGCCTGCAACTGCTGCTCCAGCAAAGAGCACCTCACATGGCCATCACAAGAAGGTGCTCAATGGTTCTGGCCTTAACCTGTCAACACATGCATCAAAGCATGGTTCTGGGGATGGTTTGGACATCTCAGGCGTGTGCAACAAACGCAGGAAAGATTCCTCCCCCTCTGCCATGGAAGAGGATTGCAGCAATTCAAATTCAGACAAGGTTCAGGACATGGATGTGAGCCACACTTTTGAGCCATCATGGAATAATGACTTCACCGGTGTGATGCGTCATGCTTCTGGGCCAGTAACTGCTGCAAAAACAATATATGAAGATAGCAAGGGCTACTTGATTATCATTAGCCTGCCATTTGCTGATATACAGAAGGTGAAGGTTACCTGGAAGAACACTCTTACGAATGGCGTCGTTAAGATATCATGCACTAGTGTCGGACGGATGCCATTTTTGAAGCGACATGACCGGACCTTCAAGCTGACGGATCCTTCACCTGAGCATTGTCCACCAGGAGAGTTCATCCGGGAAGTTCCATTGCCTACCCGGATCCCAGAAGATGCTACTCTGGAAGCATACTGTGATGAATCAGGAACAGGCCTAGAGATTATTGTCCCTAAACACCGTGCTGGACCTGAAGAACATGAAGTCCATGTGTCCCTGAGGCCTCCCTCGTCATGGTGCCAATGA